In Streptomyces sp. NBC_00683, the DNA window GCCAGCACGAATCCGTACACGGGAGTCGAGCCGGAGGGCTGCGTCTCGTACACGAGCGCCGCCGACAGCACGGTCACCACGTTCCGGATCCGGCCCTCGCACGCGGTGGCGGCGAGCACCGCCGTACCCCACAGCAGGTACCACGGCTGCACCATCGGGGAGAGGGCCACCAGCGTCACCAGGGCGACCCCCAGGGCGTGGACCGGTTCCGTACGGCCGGCCGCGGAGCGCCACGCGAGGCGGACGATCAGCACGAGGGCCACCAGCAGACCCAGGTTCTGCACGGCGGACTTCACCGGGTCCGGGTCGGTGCCGACGGTCAGCCGCAGCAGCTCGCCGAGCCCGAGGCCGAGGTCGCTGCTGGCCGACAGCGCGGTGTGTATGCGTCCGGCGACGCCCTGGGTGCCCAGCCAGCCGAAGCCCGTGCCGCCCAGGAGCGTCACCAGGGCCACGACCGCCCCGGCGACGAGTCCGGGCGCCAGCAGCCCCTTCGCCGCCCGGCGCAGGACGGACCCCGTCGCCGCCCGGCCCACCACGACGCCGACGAACAACAGCGCCACGGCCGCCGGGGACTTCACCATCACGGCGAGGCCGATGAGCGCCGCGCCGGTGATCCACCGCCCGCGCAGGGCGAGCACCGCGCCCGCCAGCATGAGGCCGATCATCAGTCCGTCGTTGTGCATGCCGCCGACGACGTGCACGAGCAGCAGCGGGTTGAGCGCGCCCAGCCGGAGGGCCGCGCTCTCGCTGCGGCCGTGCTGCCGGGCGAGGTGCCGCAGGCCCCATACGATCAGCGCCAGCGCGCCCAGGGCGATGATCCGCATGCCCAGCACGGCGGGGACGATCGTTCCGCCCGTCGCCCATGCGACACCCCGCGCGAGGATGAGGAAGAACGGGCCGTACGGGGCCGGGGTGTCGGTCCAGTGGCCGCCGACGCTCGCCGCGGCGTCGCCGCCCGGCCCGGCGGGGTCGAGTACCGACGGCCCGGCGCTGTAGACGTCGTGGCCTTCGAGGACCATCGCACCCTGGGCTATGTAGCTGTACACGTCGGCGCTGTGGAGCGGCGGGGCCAGGACGAGCGGGGCCGCCCAGCAGACGAGGGTGCGGAGCGTGTCGCGCACGGAGGCGCCGGCCCTGCCGTACTGCCACCAGGCGACGACGAGCAGGGTGAGCCCGCCGTACGCCAGGAAGTACCCCACGGCGCCCGCCGCGGCCCCGTGAGGCACCCACAGCCCCCACGGGTCGCGGGCCGGCAGTGTGCCGACGGCCCAGCCGCCCAGGGCGACCCCGGCCGATCCGGCCGTACCCAGCCGACGGCACGCGCCGGCGCTCCACTCCCCCATGGCCCGCATGGTCCGCAACCTACACCGGGCCCGCGGCCGGACACAGGGTCCGGGTCACACCCTCCGGCGGACCCCGGTTCAGGCCTTCGGTGCGACCTTCGAGAGCCCGTTGATGATGCGGTCCATCGCGTCGCCGCCCGTCGGGTCGGTGAGGTTGGCGAGCATCTTCAGCGTGAACTTCATCAGGAGGGGGTGGGTCAGCCCCCGCTGGGTCGCGATCTTCATGATCTTCGGGTTGCCGATCAGCTTCACGAAGGCGCGGCCCATCGTGTAGTAGCCGCCGTAGGTCTCCTTGAGCACCTTCGGGTAGTTGTTCAGGGCCAGTTCGCGCTGGGCGGGGGTGGCGCGGGCGTGGGCCTGGACGATGACGTCCGCGGCGATCTGGCCCGACTCCATGGCGTACGCGATGCCCTCGCCGTTGAACGGGTTGATCATGCCGCCCGCGTCACCGACGAGCAGCAGGCCCTTGGTGTAGTGCGGCTGGCGGTTGAAGGCCATCGGGAGCGCGGCGCCGCGGATCGGCATCGTCATGTTCTCCGGGGTGTAGCCCCAGTCCTCCGGCATGGAGGCGCACCAGGCCTTGAGCACCTCGCGCCAGTCGAGCTCCTTGAACGCGGAGGAGGAGTTGAGGATGCCGAGGCCGACGTTGGACGTGCCGTCGCCCATGCCGAAGATCCAGCCGTAGCCGGGCAGCAGGCGGTCCTCGGCGCCGCGCCGGTCCCACAACTCCAGCCAGGACTCCAGGTAGTCGTCGTCGTGGCGGGGCGAGGTGAAGTACGTACGGACCGCGACGCCCATCGGGCGGTCCTCACGGCGGTGCAGGCCCATGGCGAGGGAGAGCCGTGTGGAGTTGCCGTCGGCGGCGACGACGAGGGGGGCGTGGAAGGTGACCGGGGTCTTCTCCTCGCCGACCTTGGCGGTCACGCCGGTGATGCGTCCGGTGCGCTCGTCGAGGATCGGCGCACCGACGTTGCAGCGCTCGTGCAGCCGCGCGCCGGCCTTCTGCGCCTGGCGGGCCAGCGTCTCGTCGAAGTCGTCGCGCTTGCGGACCAGTCCGTAGTCCGGGAACGAGGCGAGCTCCGGCCAGTCCAGCTGGAGGCGGACGCCACCGCCGATGATGCGCAGGCCCTTGTTGCGCAGCCAGCCGGCTTCCTCGGAGATGTCGATGCCCATGGACACGAGCTGCTTGGTGGCGCGCGGGGTGAGGCCGTCGCCGCAGACCTTCTCCCTCGGGAACGCCGTCTTCTCCAGGAGGAGTACGTCGAGTCCGGCCTTGGCGAGGTAGTACGCGGTCGTGGAGCCGGCTGGGCCCGCCCCGACGACGATCACGTCCGCGCTGTGTTCGGAGAGGGGCTGCTCGGTCACGGTCGGATCTCCCGAAGACTCGAAATCGCGTGCCGCGCGGCACCGGTCGCTTGCAGTCTATGGGTGCCCGGCCGGGGCGGTCCCGGCGGCCGGGCCGGGTCGTCCGGGGCCCGATCCGCAGGTACCGGGGTTCAGTCGCGCACACCCCGGTGCAGTGCCACCACACCACCGGTGAGGTTGCGCCAGGCGACGTCCGACCAGCCGGCCTTCTGCAGCCGGGCCGCGAGGCCCGCCTGGTCGGGCCAGGCGCGGATCGACTCGGCGAGGTACACGTACGCGTCCGGGTTGGTGCACACGGTGCGGGCGACCGGCGGCAGTGCCCGCATCAGGTACTCGCTGTAGACCCTGCGGAACGGCGCCCACGTCGGCTGCGAGAACTCGCAGATCACGACCCGGCCGCCGGGCTTGGTCACCCGGTACAGCTCGCGCAGCGCCTGGTCGGTGTCCTGGATGTTGCGCAGCCCGAAGGAGATCGTGACGGCGTCGAACGTCTCGTCCTTGAAGGGGAGTTTCGTACCGTCGCCCGCGGTGAACGGCATCCACGGGTGACGCTCCTTGCCGACCCGCAGCATCCCGATCGAGAAGTCGCAGGGCACCACGTAGGCGCCCGCCCGGGCGAAGGGCTGCGAGGAGGTGCCGGTTCCGGCGGCCAGGTCGAGGATCTTCTGCGCCGGGCGCGCGTCCACCGCCTTCGCGACCTCCTTGCGCCAGAGCCTGGCCTGCCCGAGGGAGATCACGTCGTTGGTGAGGTCGTAGTTCGCCGCCACGTCGTCGAACATCGAGGCGACTTCGTGCGGCTGCTTGTCCAGGGATGCTCGGGTCACCCTCCCATTCAAGCAGCCCCGGTGCCGACGTCTCACGGCGGCGTGAGCCGCTTCAACCTTTTGGGCCCGGCGGCACTCAGTAACAGGGTGAGACCACCGAGAACCGGAGAGAGGAGGCAGATGTCCACCGCCCACAGCCGGGATTCCGCCGGCTCCACGAGCTTCGAGGAATTCGCCCGGGCGAGCCAGCGCCGTCTCTACCGGACGGCGTATCTGCTCTGCGGTGACGCGGAGGGTGCTCGCGATCTGACCCAGACGACGCTGGCGAAACTGTTCCAGCACTGGCGGCGGGCGAGCACGGCCCAGTACCCGGAAGCCTATGCGCGCACCGTGCTGACGCGCACCTATCTCGCGGAGCGCCGACGCCGGATCCGCGATCTTCTCGCCCACACCCCGGTCGACACCCCGCGTGCCGCCGTCGGCCCCGAGCTCACGGTGACGCTGCTGGCCGCACTGGCCGGACTCCCGCCCCGGGCACGGGCGATGGTCGTGCTGCGCTACTGGGAGGACCTGAGCGTCGAGTCCGTCGCCGAACTCCTGAGGTGCAGCGAGTCCACGGTCAAGAGCCAGTGCTCGCGATCACTGGCGCGGCTGCGGGAGCAGTTGGGGCCGGCCCACGTCTACACAACCGAGAGCTGAGGATCCGCGATGAGCAACGATGTCTCCCTGCTCAGGGACGCGATGGAGCATGCGGTCGACGACCTGCCGCCGCTGCCCGACCTGACCGCGGCCGCCGCCGCGTCGGGGCGGCGGCGCCGGACCCGGGCGCGGCTGACGGTCGTGGCGAGCGCCCTGGGGGTGGCCGGGCTGGCGGCGCTCGGGGCGGTCGCGCTGCCGGGCGGCGGCCCGCAGGCCGGTGTCGCGGCCACCGGTACGGGCCCCCCGGCCCCGTACCGCACGCCCGTGCATGTGGAGGCCACCTCGGGCGAGCCCGAGGAGGGGAGCCTGAACGGTCTGTCCGGCGCCGAGCGGAAGCGGTTCGAGGAGTTCCAGCAGTGGACGGCAGCCGTCCTGGACGGGGCGCTGCCGGACGCGGTCGGGACGATCCGTCCGCTCGACTCCTCCGTCGTCGCCTACCAGGGGGAGAAGGACGGGAACCTGTTCCGTGTGACGTTCGCGGTGCGGCCGGACGACGGTGTGGCCGAGGGGCCCTGCACGAGCATTCCGGAGAAGGCGATGACGTGCGGGACGGTGGAGCTGGAGGCCGGTACGGAAGTGAGGATCCGGGTCGGCGCCTCGGGCTCGATGGAAACCAACGCCACCTCGATGGCGTTCACCTACAAGGGCAGTGACGTCCGGCTGGAGATCGCCCCGGACGAGCGGACAGGGAGGTCCGCACCGGTGACCGCGCAGCAACTCCTCGACGGGGTAAGGGAGAGCGGGCTGCTGGACGTCGTGCGGTACGCGGACGAGCACCCGCTGCTCGAGAAACAGGTGAGCGTCCGGGGCGGTTGATCCCCGGTCTGCGGGGCGAGGACGCGGTCCCGCGGGCATTCCCCGACGACCACCCGGCACGGACAGACGAACTGACGGACGGACGCACCGTGAACACGCAGACAGGTCACCGAATACGGGGCGCCGCCACCCGCCGCCCGCCGGGAGCGGCAGCTCCCGGCCGGCCCCGACGGTCCCGGCAGCAGGCCCGCGCTCGACGAAGACGCAGGCAGAGACGCTCGCTGGTCCTTCTGGCTGCCTTCGTCGG includes these proteins:
- a CDS encoding SigE family RNA polymerase sigma factor; its protein translation is MSTAHSRDSAGSTSFEEFARASQRRLYRTAYLLCGDAEGARDLTQTTLAKLFQHWRRASTAQYPEAYARTVLTRTYLAERRRRIRDLLAHTPVDTPRAAVGPELTVTLLAALAGLPPRARAMVVLRYWEDLSVESVAELLRCSESTVKSQCSRSLARLREQLGPAHVYTTES
- a CDS encoding demethylmenaquinone methyltransferase, yielding MTRASLDKQPHEVASMFDDVAANYDLTNDVISLGQARLWRKEVAKAVDARPAQKILDLAAGTGTSSQPFARAGAYVVPCDFSIGMLRVGKERHPWMPFTAGDGTKLPFKDETFDAVTISFGLRNIQDTDQALRELYRVTKPGGRVVICEFSQPTWAPFRRVYSEYLMRALPPVARTVCTNPDAYVYLAESIRAWPDQAGLAARLQKAGWSDVAWRNLTGGVVALHRGVRD
- a CDS encoding geranylgeranyl reductase family protein codes for the protein MTEQPLSEHSADVIVVGAGPAGSTTAYYLAKAGLDVLLLEKTAFPREKVCGDGLTPRATKQLVSMGIDISEEAGWLRNKGLRIIGGGVRLQLDWPELASFPDYGLVRKRDDFDETLARQAQKAGARLHERCNVGAPILDERTGRITGVTAKVGEEKTPVTFHAPLVVAADGNSTRLSLAMGLHRREDRPMGVAVRTYFTSPRHDDDYLESWLELWDRRGAEDRLLPGYGWIFGMGDGTSNVGLGILNSSSAFKELDWREVLKAWCASMPEDWGYTPENMTMPIRGAALPMAFNRQPHYTKGLLLVGDAGGMINPFNGEGIAYAMESGQIAADVIVQAHARATPAQRELALNNYPKVLKETYGGYYTMGRAFVKLIGNPKIMKIATQRGLTHPLLMKFTLKMLANLTDPTGGDAMDRIINGLSKVAPKA
- the mptB gene encoding polyprenol phosphomannose-dependent alpha 1,6 mannosyltransferase MptB; this translates as MGEWSAGACRRLGTAGSAGVALGGWAVGTLPARDPWGLWVPHGAAAGAVGYFLAYGGLTLLVVAWWQYGRAGASVRDTLRTLVCWAAPLVLAPPLHSADVYSYIAQGAMVLEGHDVYSAGPSVLDPAGPGGDAAASVGGHWTDTPAPYGPFFLILARGVAWATGGTIVPAVLGMRIIALGALALIVWGLRHLARQHGRSESAALRLGALNPLLLVHVVGGMHNDGLMIGLMLAGAVLALRGRWITGAALIGLAVMVKSPAAVALLFVGVVVGRAATGSVLRRAAKGLLAPGLVAGAVVALVTLLGGTGFGWLGTQGVAGRIHTALSASSDLGLGLGELLRLTVGTDPDPVKSAVQNLGLLVALVLIVRLAWRSAAGRTEPVHALGVALVTLVALSPMVQPWYLLWGTAVLAATACEGRIRNVVTVLSAALVYETQPSGSTPVYGFVLAGLTCVAGVLLLRREAATRELPRVPSQRRPEDAVTDAEADMPAASH